One region of Persicobacter psychrovividus genomic DNA includes:
- a CDS encoding GH36-type glycosyl hydrolase domain-containing protein: MITHDTTVSQWLLDDDFFPVVEYTGPLPFPMALERADTSQTEDPYFLLGNYRLLLLPHVSGKYQLITGERSWGRLNQGKQDNSGANHLFVEWDGQKIDLTDIYQDTVQVQRNFRCGVGYVIWEYAFSGIVITKKITIRPSLSVTGGQSIMQVDIEIKNDNPQAHQFLLTDVIIADYEMNYQQNWPKKVDYKARQKDNNSDFCAVEFETNPREPFLWKDKNSIAEYEGFPPVLFMGSKDKASIEHNVDAAGNSLQAIHEVNLKGGGVQSFSYQLGFSFEEDYKAEWKAFCEEKTPVADQWQQVLPTFETDNERRSELLWHAHTLEALSQYSRYFQETKTPQGSQYDFLWGLHASVRDHLQHLLPMCYYNPTVAKSALRYALKKENARGQVPIMEKGFGYQTDDVYIQSDNQLFLLHAINEYLRITGDSEFLYEVLPYYPLESKAEGTVLDHIEKMVLFLRDEIGLGPRGLVRLLNSDWNDDLHFVLANEPFNRMYEKSESHLNTTMAIVMYQQFVQNLSSLKPADEYTYQIDMLKSIAQTQATVLYENIRKDLGGASFFKRFYWVDQPIGNEEVYMWPQAFGLQIPYLDVERKAKMIEVVNERLVFPEKAGGRLMEGPLPFVKEHYCKDGCGENGAFWFAPYAQYVIGVAQVDLNLAWELFDRMSLQHIGQAFPDFWLGQWTASDYINSSISETQGHAYNMPYNAHAHAYPLYTYYRLKELEK, from the coding sequence ATGATAACACATGATACAACAGTAAGCCAGTGGCTTTTGGATGATGATTTTTTTCCTGTAGTGGAATATACCGGCCCGCTTCCTTTTCCGATGGCGTTGGAGCGTGCCGATACCTCACAAACCGAGGATCCTTATTTTCTTTTGGGGAATTATAGGTTATTACTATTACCACACGTCAGTGGGAAATATCAGCTGATCACCGGTGAGCGTTCGTGGGGAAGGCTCAATCAAGGAAAGCAAGATAACAGTGGGGCGAATCACCTGTTTGTTGAATGGGATGGGCAGAAAATAGACCTGACAGACATCTACCAGGATACGGTTCAAGTTCAGCGTAATTTCCGTTGTGGGGTTGGATATGTGATTTGGGAGTATGCTTTTTCAGGAATTGTAATTACCAAAAAAATAACCATTAGACCGTCGCTGTCCGTAACGGGGGGGCAGTCAATCATGCAGGTGGATATTGAGATTAAGAATGATAATCCACAAGCGCATCAATTCCTGCTTACCGATGTGATTATTGCTGATTATGAAATGAATTATCAGCAGAATTGGCCAAAAAAGGTCGATTATAAAGCAAGACAAAAGGACAATAACAGTGATTTTTGTGCGGTTGAATTCGAAACAAATCCACGTGAACCCTTTTTGTGGAAAGACAAAAATAGCATCGCTGAATATGAAGGATTTCCGCCTGTGCTTTTTATGGGGTCAAAAGATAAAGCCTCTATTGAACATAATGTGGATGCAGCAGGAAATAGTCTTCAAGCCATTCATGAAGTGAATTTGAAAGGGGGAGGAGTGCAGTCTTTCAGTTATCAATTAGGATTCAGTTTTGAGGAGGATTATAAAGCTGAATGGAAAGCATTCTGTGAAGAAAAAACGCCCGTGGCTGACCAATGGCAACAGGTACTTCCTACATTTGAAACAGATAATGAGCGACGATCCGAGCTGTTATGGCATGCGCACACTTTAGAGGCTCTATCCCAATATTCACGCTATTTTCAGGAAACCAAAACGCCACAGGGCAGTCAGTATGATTTTTTGTGGGGGCTGCATGCGAGTGTCAGAGATCATCTTCAGCATTTATTGCCGATGTGTTATTATAACCCAACGGTGGCCAAGTCTGCTTTGCGCTATGCGTTAAAAAAAGAAAACGCAAGAGGGCAGGTGCCGATTATGGAGAAAGGATTTGGTTATCAGACCGATGATGTTTACATACAGTCTGATAATCAATTGTTTTTATTGCATGCGATCAATGAATATTTGCGCATTACGGGCGATAGCGAATTTTTGTATGAGGTGCTTCCTTATTATCCTTTGGAAAGCAAAGCCGAAGGGACGGTGCTCGATCATATCGAAAAAATGGTTTTGTTTCTTCGTGATGAAATAGGCCTGGGGCCACGAGGTTTGGTGCGATTGCTGAATTCGGATTGGAATGATGACCTTCACTTTGTGTTGGCCAATGAGCCTTTCAACCGAATGTATGAAAAGTCAGAATCGCATTTAAATACGACCATGGCCATTGTGATGTATCAGCAATTTGTTCAAAATCTTTCCTCCTTGAAGCCCGCTGATGAATATACCTATCAGATTGATATGCTGAAATCCATTGCCCAAACGCAGGCGACGGTTTTGTATGAAAATATAAGGAAGGACCTTGGGGGAGCTTCGTTTTTCAAGCGTTTCTATTGGGTGGATCAGCCGATCGGGAATGAGGAAGTTTATATGTGGCCACAGGCCTTTGGTTTGCAGATTCCATATTTGGATGTTGAGCGGAAGGCGAAAATGATTGAGGTGGTCAATGAGCGATTGGTGTTCCCCGAAAAAGCGGGTGGGCGACTGATGGAAGGACCTTTGCCATTTGTAAAGGAACATTATTGTAAAGACGGCTGTGGGGAGAATGGCGCCTTTTGGTTTGCTCCTTATGCCCAGTATGTTATCGGTGTGGCGCAGGTGGATTTAAACTTGGCTTGGGAACTTTTTGACCGAATGAGCCTCCAGCATATCGGGCAGGCCTTCCCAGATTTTTGGTTGGGGCAATGGACCGCATCAGATTATATCAACAGTTCGATTTCTGAAACGCAGGGACATGCCTATAACATGCCTTACAATGCTCATGCGCATGCTTATCCGCTTTATACTTATTACCGATTGAAGGAACTGGAAAAATAG